In Rutidosis leptorrhynchoides isolate AG116_Rl617_1_P2 chromosome 2, CSIRO_AGI_Rlap_v1, whole genome shotgun sequence, one genomic interval encodes:
- the LOC139891967 gene encoding uncharacterized protein translates to MSSSTLKRWLRPEVYPLFAALGVAVGICGMQLYRNISGNPEVRVMKEKRAAGVLDNFAEGEKYAEHPLRKFVRNKSPEIMPSVNAFFTDPDKN, encoded by the exons ATGTCTTCTTCAACTCTCAAACGCTGGTTAAGGCCCGAG GTGTACCCTCTGTTTGCTGCTCTTGGTGTCGCCGTTGGAATCTGCGGCATGCAGTTGTATCGCAACATCAGCGGTAATCCAGAAGTTAG AGTGATGAAGGAAAAGAGAGCAGCTGGTGTGCTGGACAACTTTGCTGAAGGTGAGAAGTATGCTGAGCATCCGCTAAGGAAATTTGTTCGCAACAAGAGTCCTGAGATCATGCCAAGCGTCAATGCCTTTTTCACAGACCCAGATAAAAATTAA
- the LOC139891968 gene encoding uncharacterized protein, translating into MKNSGQKVVAVIMVGGPTKGTRFRPLSFNTPKPLFPLAGQPMVHHPISACKSIPNLARIFLVGFYEERDFALYVSSISSELKIPVRYLKEDKPHGSAGGLYYFRDLIMEDNPSHIFLLNCDVCCSFPLPEMLDAHRSYGGMGTLLVIKVSAESASEFGELVLDPVTKELLHYTEKPETFVSDLINCGVYIFTPEIFNVIQDIRTNREDKANLHTLSNFEALRFAAKTPAKDFVRLDQDILSPLAGKKQLYTYETMDFWEQIKTPAMSLKCSALYLARFRYNSPGLLACGDGTKNPTVVGDVYIHPSAKVHPTAKIGPNVSISANVRVAAGVRLLSCIILDDAEIQENAFVMYAIVGWKSSVGKWSRVQGEGDYKSKLGITILGEAVTVEDEVVVVNSIVLPNKILNISVQEEIIL; encoded by the exons ATGAAAAATTCAGGGCAGAAAGTAGTAGCCGTGATCATGGTTGGTGGTCCAACAAAAG GGACTCGATTTAGGCCGCTTTCATTTAATACACCAAAACCTCTGTTTCCGTTAGCTGGACAACCGATGGTTCATCATCCTATTTCTGCTTGTAAATCG ATCCCTAATTTGGCTCGAATATTTCTCGTTGGATTTTACGAGGAGCGAGATTTTGCATTGTATGTATCATCAATCTCCAGTGAACTTAAAATTCCAGTCAG ATACCTAAAAGAAGACAAACCTCATGGATCAGCTGGTGGTCTTTATTACTTTAGAGATCTGATTATGGAGGACAATCCA TCGCATATCTTTTTGTTGAACTGCGATGTGTGTTGCAGCTTTCCTCTACCTGAAATGCTTG ATGCTCATAGAAGTTATGGTGGGATGGGGACATTGTTAGTTATAAAA GTTTCTGCTGAGTCTGCTAGCGAGTTTGGTGAATTAGTACTTGATCCAGTCACCAAGGAACTTTTGCATTACACAGAGAAACCTGAAACTTTT GTAAGCGATTTAATAAACTGTGGTGTTTATATTTTCACCCCAGAAATATTTAATGTTATTCAGGATATACGAACAAACAGAGAAGACAAAG CTAATCTGCACACCTTATCCAATTTTGAGGCGCTTCGGTTTGCAGCAAA GACACCTGCTAAGGATTTTGTTAGATTGGATCAAGATATTTTGTCACCTCTTGCTGGAAAGAAGCAGTTATACACTTATGAGACGATGGACTTCTGGGAACAGATAAAAACTCCAGC GATGTCACTGAAATGCTCTGCTCTGTATCTTGCCCGATTCCGATACAATTCTCCTGGTCTCTTGGCATGTGGTGATGGAACCAAGAACCCGACAGTCGTTGGTGACGTTTATATCCATCCATCAGCAAAAGTACATCCTACTGCAAAG ATTGGTCCAAATGTTTCGATCTCCGCTAATGTCCGAGTAGCTGCAGGTGTAAGGCTCTTGAGTTGTATCATCTTAGATGATGCTGAAATACAG GAAAATGCATTCGTGATGTATGCAATTGTTGGTTGGAAGTCCTCTGTAGGGAAATGGTCTCGTGTTCAG GGCGAAGGTGATTACAAATCAAAACTAGGAATCACTATCCTCG GAGAAGCTGTTACAGTTGAAGATGAAGTTGTGGTGGTTAACAGCATTGTTCTTCCAAATAAAATTCTCAATATAAGCGTACAAGAGGAAATCATTCTTTAG